One Phycisphaera mikurensis NBRC 102666 DNA window includes the following coding sequences:
- a CDS encoding DUF2293 domain-containing protein, with protein MPVLPGPPDTRTVGPGPIPGVFRDGAARFRAPDGWALLPPGDAALTKRVKAAGPHWAVQEKRGRRTFSRGVLAPAGTIAAETARRSAERADPVYRRKLETGRAARARKEAAYAAGFAAAVEDYLGFAPAHAPLGRRVAAAVAAHATPVGSGTVARTQRIPIQERAAAAVIAWLRHRTTAYDHMRIPRVKGRRREVRRALAAESKRLLGRYRDGGVPPAPCPLEAALG; from the coding sequence ATGCCCGTCCTCCCCGGTCCGCCCGACACCCGCACCGTCGGGCCCGGCCCGATCCCCGGCGTCTTCCGCGACGGGGCCGCCCGCTTCCGGGCACCCGACGGCTGGGCGTTGCTGCCGCCCGGCGACGCCGCGCTGACGAAGCGCGTCAAGGCCGCGGGCCCGCACTGGGCGGTGCAGGAGAAGCGGGGCCGCCGCACGTTCTCCCGCGGCGTGCTCGCCCCGGCGGGCACGATCGCCGCGGAGACGGCCCGTCGCTCCGCGGAGCGGGCCGACCCGGTGTACCGCAGGAAGCTCGAGACCGGCCGCGCCGCCCGGGCGAGGAAGGAAGCCGCTTACGCGGCGGGCTTCGCCGCGGCGGTGGAGGATTACCTGGGTTTCGCTCCGGCCCACGCGCCGCTCGGGCGGCGCGTCGCCGCGGCGGTGGCGGCACACGCCACGCCCGTGGGCTCGGGCACGGTCGCCCGCACGCAGCGGATCCCGATCCAGGAGCGGGCCGCCGCCGCGGTGATCGCGTGGCTCCGCCACCGGACCACCGCCTACGACCACATGCGCATCCCGCGGGTCAAGGGGAGACGCCGCGAGGTCCGGCGGGCGCTCGCGGCGGAGAGCAAGCGGCTGCTGGGGCGGTACCGGGACGGCGGCGTGCCGCCCGCGCCTTGCCCGCTGGAGGCGGCGCTGGGATGA
- a CDS encoding glycosyltransferase family 4 protein encodes MRVAVTIESFGDGGAESSTRQICEGLRDRGCAVTLLTGFAPAGRAIDGVKTEAAGERRMRSARDVRRYRRFVADRRLVGAFDTSLSVTTLCPAAVVEPRAGIYREMWATDRPGIFQRKRRAMWAAEAATLRDPSVRTWVAISRFMQRQIVRHTGRPEAEVPVIANGAPRVPPPARRTRARQRAAWGVAQDAIVFLFPSADLRRKGWPALARAWPRVVGSADRARLVALSPAVRGDAITAAGPTDDMPAALAAADVLVLPSRYDPASKVVAEALHAGLPVITTRTNGACDLIEGSAAGRILDHAGDAAALSSAMLGFCEPAALTAAREATAAAAAGATMDAHVDRLLGVLRAAARGR; translated from the coding sequence GTGAGGGTCGCCGTCACGATCGAGAGCTTCGGCGACGGGGGCGCCGAGAGCTCCACCCGCCAGATCTGCGAGGGCCTCCGCGACCGCGGCTGCGCCGTCACGCTGCTGACCGGCTTCGCGCCGGCCGGCCGGGCGATCGACGGCGTGAAGACCGAGGCGGCGGGCGAGCGACGGATGCGGTCCGCCCGCGACGTCCGCCGGTACCGCCGCTTCGTGGCCGACCGGCGGCTTGTCGGCGCCTTCGACACCAGCCTCTCGGTCACGACGCTCTGCCCCGCGGCCGTGGTCGAGCCGCGGGCGGGGATCTACCGCGAGATGTGGGCGACCGACCGGCCGGGGATCTTCCAGCGGAAGCGGCGGGCGATGTGGGCGGCGGAAGCCGCAACGCTCCGCGACCCGTCGGTGAGGACGTGGGTGGCGATCAGCCGCTTCATGCAGCGGCAGATCGTCCGGCACACGGGGCGGCCGGAGGCGGAGGTGCCGGTGATCGCGAACGGGGCGCCGCGGGTTCCGCCCCCGGCGCGGAGGACGCGGGCCCGGCAGCGGGCCGCGTGGGGCGTCGCGCAAGACGCGATCGTCTTCCTCTTCCCGTCGGCGGACCTCCGCCGCAAGGGCTGGCCGGCGCTCGCCCGCGCCTGGCCCCGCGTGGTCGGATCCGCGGACCGTGCCCGTTTGGTCGCTCTCTCGCCCGCGGTCCGCGGCGACGCGATCACCGCCGCGGGCCCCACCGACGACATGCCCGCCGCCCTCGCCGCGGCCGACGTGCTCGTCCTGCCGAGCCGCTACGACCCCGCCTCCAAGGTCGTCGCCGAGGCGTTGCACGCCGGCCTGCCGGTGATCACCACCCGCACCAACGGGGCGTGCGACCTGATCGAGGGATCGGCGGCGGGACGCATCCTCGACCACGCCGGGGACGCCGCTGCGCTCTCCTCGGCGATGCTGGGCTTCTGCGAACCCGCCGCCTTGACCGCGGCCAGGGAAGCCACCGCCGCGGCCGCCGCGGGCGCGACCATGGACGCCCACGTCGACCGCCTGCTGGGCGTCCTGCGGGCCGCCGCCCGCGGGAGGTGA
- a CDS encoding lipoyl synthase, translating into MKKSFSLSGMVLDNAATADTGGVAFIKRKKPDWLRARLPGGPGFRDTREMVDRFKLHTVCESAKCPNLGECWERGTATMMILGDVCTRSCGFCHIKTGRPPEYDLDEPRRVGEAAAIMGLKHLVITSVNRDELPDGGAEVWAETIREIRRQSPGTAVEVLIPDFCGDWDALQIVLDERPEILNHNLESVPRLYRAVRPQAIYDRSVELLRRAKAQGLNVKTGIMVGIGEREEEVHALIEDVCERTEVPGIDADVPATNLDPGPPDPNRMLPGGHLMEPGESAHENLGTEKPDAASKLRRGGYLVDHLSPGWGHHAPVKADPVAMAAHRDAAEAGTYPGMHPRCDILTIGQYLQPTRNHLPISHWVTPDQFRAYKEFAEAAGFRHCESGPLVRSSYHADEQVMAAQTARA; encoded by the coding sequence GTGAAGAAAAGCTTCTCGCTCTCAGGGATGGTGCTCGACAACGCCGCCACCGCGGACACCGGCGGCGTCGCGTTCATCAAGCGGAAGAAGCCGGATTGGCTGCGGGCGAGGCTGCCCGGCGGGCCGGGCTTCCGCGACACGCGGGAGATGGTCGACCGCTTCAAGCTGCACACCGTGTGCGAGTCGGCCAAGTGCCCGAACCTCGGCGAGTGCTGGGAGCGGGGCACGGCGACGATGATGATCCTCGGCGACGTGTGCACGCGCAGCTGCGGGTTCTGCCACATCAAGACCGGCCGGCCGCCGGAGTACGACCTCGACGAGCCGCGCCGCGTGGGCGAGGCGGCGGCGATCATGGGCTTGAAGCACCTGGTCATCACCAGCGTGAACCGCGACGAGCTGCCCGACGGCGGGGCGGAGGTCTGGGCGGAGACGATCCGCGAGATCCGCCGCCAGAGCCCCGGCACCGCGGTGGAGGTGCTGATCCCGGACTTCTGCGGCGACTGGGACGCGCTGCAGATCGTCCTCGACGAGCGCCCCGAGATCCTCAACCACAACCTCGAGAGCGTGCCGCGGCTGTACCGAGCGGTCCGCCCGCAGGCGATCTACGACCGGTCCGTGGAGCTGCTCCGCCGCGCGAAGGCGCAGGGGCTCAACGTGAAGACCGGCATCATGGTTGGCATCGGCGAGCGGGAGGAGGAGGTGCACGCGCTGATCGAGGACGTCTGCGAGCGGACGGAGGTGCCCGGCATCGACGCCGACGTGCCCGCGACGAACCTCGACCCCGGCCCGCCGGACCCCAACCGCATGCTGCCCGGGGGGCACCTGATGGAGCCCGGCGAGAGCGCCCACGAGAACCTCGGCACCGAGAAGCCCGACGCCGCGAGCAAGCTCCGCCGCGGCGGCTACCTGGTCGACCACCTCTCGCCGGGCTGGGGCCACCACGCGCCGGTGAAGGCGGACCCGGTCGCCATGGCCGCGCACCGCGACGCGGCCGAGGCCGGCACGTACCCGGGCATGCACCCGCGCTGCGACATCCTGACCATCGGGCAGTACCTGCAGCCGACGCGGAACCACCTGCCGATCTCCCACTGGGTCACGCCGGACCAGTTTCGGGCTTACAAAGAGTTCGCCGAGGCCGCGGGGTTCCGGCACTGCGAGAGCGGCCCGCTGGTGCGATCGAGCTACCACGCGGACGAACAGGTCATGGCCGCGCAGACCGCCCGCGCCTGA
- a CDS encoding 2Fe-2S iron-sulfur cluster-binding protein: MLPPSLQPGTVTLAGSGQRLAWKPGTATILQLLHDAGVPHPAGCQEGDCGACTTPLLGGRVAYTSSPNAMHDDHTCLPCCCRPVGDVVLEA, translated from the coding sequence GTGCTCCCCCCGAGCCTCCAGCCTGGAACCGTCACGCTCGCGGGCTCCGGCCAGCGCCTCGCGTGGAAGCCCGGCACCGCGACGATCCTGCAGCTCCTGCACGACGCCGGCGTCCCGCACCCCGCCGGCTGCCAGGAGGGCGACTGCGGGGCGTGCACGACGCCGCTGCTCGGCGGCCGCGTCGCCTACACCAGCTCGCCGAACGCGATGCACGACGACCACACGTGCCTGCCGTGCTGCTGCCGGCCGGTGGGCGACGTGGTGCTGGAGGCCTGA
- a CDS encoding glycosyltransferase family 9 protein, with product MSLLADSPPPPPPKRLVVLMPTWFGDVLMGTPTLHALREHLPGLHLAAAVRADLVPLLDGNGDLDEVIALEAGGKGPHVIEAGHRLHAGGFDTAVLLPNSLRSAMLARLAGIPRRIGYERDGRGLLLTDRLIPRREKRKFVPVPTVEYYLQLARYLGAAGADTRMRVTATDADRRAAAGLGLPPGRTLVLNPGAAKPEKRWDPMRFAAAADALAERHGLAAAVTGAPGEAAEAAAVVAAMRSDATDLVAAGTGLAAGKAVMADAALLLTGDTGPRHLAAACGTPVVTLFGPTAPGWTTIGFDREAQVVARSGEMSGITVDEVVDAASGLLEPAREREPAAVGV from the coding sequence ATGTCCCTGCTCGCCGACTCGCCGCCCCCGCCGCCGCCGAAGCGCCTGGTGGTGCTGATGCCCACCTGGTTCGGCGACGTGCTGATGGGCACGCCCACGCTGCACGCGCTCCGCGAGCACCTCCCCGGGCTGCACCTCGCCGCCGCGGTGCGGGCCGACCTGGTGCCGCTGCTCGACGGCAACGGCGACCTCGACGAGGTCATCGCCCTGGAAGCCGGCGGCAAGGGCCCGCACGTGATCGAAGCCGGGCACCGGCTGCACGCGGGCGGCTTCGACACCGCCGTGCTGCTGCCCAACAGCCTCCGCTCGGCGATGCTCGCACGCCTCGCGGGCATCCCGCGGCGGATCGGCTACGAGCGGGATGGCCGGGGGCTGCTGCTCACCGACCGGCTGATCCCGCGGCGGGAGAAGCGGAAGTTCGTGCCGGTCCCCACGGTCGAGTACTACCTGCAGCTGGCCCGCTACCTCGGCGCGGCCGGGGCCGACACGCGGATGCGGGTGACCGCCACCGACGCCGACCGCCGGGCCGCGGCGGGGCTCGGCCTGCCCCCCGGCCGCACCCTCGTGCTCAACCCCGGCGCGGCGAAGCCGGAGAAACGCTGGGATCCGATGCGTTTCGCCGCGGCGGCCGACGCGCTCGCCGAGCGCCACGGCCTCGCCGCCGCCGTCACCGGCGCGCCCGGCGAAGCCGCGGAAGCCGCGGCCGTGGTCGCGGCGATGCGGAGCGACGCCACCGACCTCGTCGCAGCGGGCACGGGCCTGGCCGCGGGCAAGGCCGTCATGGCCGACGCCGCGCTGCTGCTCACCGGCGACACGGGCCCGCGCCACCTCGCCGCCGCCTGCGGCACGCCCGTGGTCACGCTCTTCGGCCCCACCGCGCCGGGCTGGACGACCATCGGCTTCGACCGCGAGGCGCAGGTGGTCGCGCGGAGCGGCGAGATGAGCGGGATCACCGTCGACGAGGTGGTCGACGCCGCGTCGGGCCTGCTCGAGCCGGCGCGGGAGCGCGAGCCCGCCGCGGTCGGCGTGTGA